Proteins from a single region of Trichoderma asperellum chromosome 3, complete sequence:
- a CDS encoding uncharacterized protein (EggNog:ENOG41~TransMembrane:11 (n11-23c35/36o59-83i90-109o121-138i150-168o183-204i272-294o306-329i341-360o372-391i412-429o441-462i)), with protein MRFFKNYRVYVLTSVAYLGSLLFGYDTGVMGSVLALKSFKEDFGLPTDSSGFSSAENAHISSNVVSLLTAGCFFGAITAAFINERFGRRYALMLFTTIFLVGAAVQTSASHSIGQIYGGRVIAGFGVGGMSSITPVFVSENCPPATRGRVAGLFQEFLVIGSTFAYWLDYGVALHIKQSTKQWRIPVGLQLVPGGLMLCGLFFLKESPRWLMKKSRHEEALRSLSYIRNEAPDSPEVLKELAEIRASIEEEMALTEGVTWKECLKKGNWNRFALAFGIMFWQQFSGTNSIGYYAPEIFETVGVSSTNASLFATGVYGTVKVVATALFLVLGIDRFGRKKSLIAGAIWMASMMFIIGAVLATHPPNPKSTTVSSASIAMVVMIYLYVIGYSASWGPTPWVYVSEIFPTRLREYGVGLAAATQWLFNFVITEVTPAAVNHIGWRTFVMFGCFCCGMCAFVVLFIKETKGRTLEDMDVLFGLVSEDQRQADVEHVLNKGIELEHVEQEVHVPADKAV; from the exons ATGCGGTTCTTCAAGAATTACCGAGTGTATGTGCTCACATCGGTGGCCTACCTGGGCTCACTGCTCTTTG GCTATGATACGGGCGTGATGGGAAGCGTGCTCGCCCTCAAGAGCTTCAAAGAAGACTTTGGTCTGCCAACCGACTCCAGTGGCTTCTCTTCGGCTGAGAACGCCCACATCTCATCCAACGTAGTGTCTCTACTCACGGCTGGTTGCTTCTTCGGCGCCATCACTGCCGCATTCATCAACGAACGCTTCGGTCGACGCTATGCTCTCATGCTCTTCACAACCATCTTCCTCGTCGGCGCAGCCGTCCAGACAAGCGCATCACACTCGATTGGCCAGATCTACGGCGGACGTGTCATTGCCGGTTTCGGTGTTGGTGGCATGAGCTCCATCACTCCTGTGTTTGTCAGTGAGAACTGCCCACCAGCCACTCGAGGCCGTGTTGCTGGTCTGTTCCAGGAGTTTCTCGTTATTGGAAGCACATTCGCCTACTGGCTCGACTACGGCGTAGCCCTGCACATCAAGCAGAGCACCAAGCAGTGGCGTATCCCCGTCGGTCTCCAGCTTGTGCCCGGTGGTCTCATGCTCtgcggcctcttcttcctcaaggAGTCACCGCGTTGGCTCATGAAGAAGTCTCGCCACGAAGAGGCTTTGCGATCTCTATCCTACATTCGCAATGAGGCTCCAGACAGCCCCGAAGTGCTCAAAGAACTTGCAGAGATTCGAGCCTCGAtcgaagaagagatggcCCTTACGGAGGGTGTTACCTGGAAGGAGTGTTTGAAGAAGGGCAACTGGAACCGCTTCGCACTGGCTTTTGGAATCATGTTCTGGCAGCAGTTTTCTGGAACCAACAGCATCGGATACTACGCCCCTGAGATCTTCGAGACAGTCGGTGTCAGCAGCACAAACGCCTCGCTGTTCGCAACTGGGGTGTACGGCACCGTCAAGGTGGTTGCCACTGCCCTCTTCCTGGTCCTCGGCATTGATCGATTCGGCCGCAAGAAGAGTCTCATCGCCGGCGCAATCTGGATGGCCAGCATGATGTTCATTATTGGCGCCGTCCTCGCAACCCACCCGCCGAACCCGAAGAGCACCACTGTGTCCTCGGCGTCCATCGCCATGGTTGTCATGATCTATCTCTACGTTATTGGATATTCTGCGTCCTGGGGACCCACGCCCTGGGTCTACGTGTCCGAG ATCTTCCCCACCCGTCTACGTGAATACGGCGTGGGTCTCGCCGCCGCAACCCAGTGGCTGTTCAACTTTGTCATTACCGAAGTCACGCCTGCGGCCGTCAACCACATTGGCTGGCGTACTTTTGTCATGTTTGGATGCTTCTGCTGCGGAATGTGCGCATTTgtcgtcctcttcatcaaggAGACCAAGGGCCGCACGCTGGAGGACATGGACGTCTTGTTCGGCCTCGTCAGCGAAGACCAGCGCCAGGCAGACGTGGAGCATGTGCTCAACAAGGGCATCGAGCTGGAGCACGTTGAGCAAGAAGTCCATGTTCCCGCCGACAAGGCCGTGTAG